In Drosophila nasuta strain 15112-1781.00 unplaced genomic scaffold, ASM2355853v1 ctg54_pilon, whole genome shotgun sequence, a single genomic region encodes these proteins:
- the LOC132797997 gene encoding uncharacterized protein LOC132797997, whose translation MEFSKQQEKLQLFTTEMGMEWHFIPPRAPHFGWLWEAAVKSAKHLLVRQIANALLAQSEVRAHLADVEAILNSRPLTQLSSDPNDGEALTPGHLLIGQAIRSLPQGSVPDRPNKELTYLRRWQMLSTLRQRFWLAWSKDYIHNLQIRTKWKSPQPGGGRMPRPGSRGQHATSAVDNWKGRRRNPRNRRPNTGGRN comes from the coding sequence ATGGAGTTCTCgaagcagcaggagaaacTGCAGTTGTTCACGACGGAGATGGGGATGGAATGGCACTTCATCCCTCCTCGAGCCCCACATTTCGGATGGCTGTGGGAAGCCGCGGTGAAATCCGCAAAGCATCTCCTCGTCCGGCAAATCGCCAACGCGTTACTGGCGCAAAGCGAGGTCAGAGCTCATCTGGCAGATGTCGAGGCCATCCTCAACTCGCGGCCTCTCACTCAACTCAGCTCCGATCCCAACGATGGCGAGGCTCTAACGCCGGGCCATCTTCTAATCGGGCAAGCCATACGTTCGCTGCCGCAAGGATCCGTGCCAGACAGGCCCAACAAAGAGCTGACGTATTTGCGACGGTGGCAAATGTTATCCACGCTCAGACAGCGGTTTTGGCTCGCGTGGTCGAAGGACTACATCCACAACCTCCAAATCCGCACCAAATGGAAGTCTCCACAGCCCGGCGGAGGTCGGATGCCTCGTCCTGGTTCACGAGGACAACACGCCACCTCAGCGGTGGATAACTGGAAGGGTCGCAGGCGTAACCCGAGGAACAGACGGCCAAATACGGGTGGCCGAAATTAG